The DNA region CTATTTCTACTACAGTACACAGAGCCCTCTCGTGCCCTTTAAATCTTTCCTGCCAGACACGTTAAAATCACTGCCTTCTAACACAGAAAAGGCTGTAGCAGACTAGAGGGTACTTCTCAGACCCCAGGATGTGCAGGGTATTTTTGAAAGTGTCCTGCCCCAGCAATGGAATTATGCAGGtacaggagagcagagctaCATTGAGACTGGAAGGAGGCCAAACAAAATGGAAGCTTGCTGAATTTAATGGTGAAATAAAACTGTGGTGGCAGCAGATGCAAGGCTAAACCCAAACCCTTTTGTAGAAGGAGAGGATAAGAGTTTTacccagcttttcctctgcagccaTTTGCACAGTTCTGAACCTGGGGAGAGGATCTGCTCCCTGCTATCCCTCTGCTCCATGGGATAAACCAGATCCATAAGAACTGGAGGCACAAGGTCCATAAGTGCTGAGGTATAAGGGCAGCACAACATTCTCATACATTCTTGTTCCCAGCTCTAAGGTATTCATGACAGACTTCCCTTTGCCTTTTGATCTGTTCCTTGGTGAAGAGAATTCCCCTTTCAAAGTCAAAATGTGGTGATCAAGCACCTCTGGGAGAGAGCTGAGTGGGCCCAGGGCGATGCCTGCAGGATTCCAGAATTGCTGTTACAAGTGCAGCAttccaggcagctctcctgccaAGATCCAGTCATTCAGCAAACACTGCTCCCATGTACACTTAGCAGAGCTTTTTTGCCCTGAGCAGTTTGCATCGTTCCTGCCTCACTGTTCCCCAGCACCAATGATGCTTCTCTCCCCCCAACAGATCCTCAAGCTCTGccccaagaagaaaagctcCTCAACATACACATTCTGCAAGTCAGTCGGCCTGCTAGGGATGCAGTTCCATCTCTTTGAGAATGAGTGTAAGTCCACTGCTCCTGGGTTTCCTGGAGGGGTTtggcagggaaaaggagaaggagggaggggacTGTGTGAGTTTGCATCAGGAGAGAGATTCTGTCAGAGTTAAAAGTGGAGAAGAGAAAACTGAGGCTTGTGCCAAGGAGATCACTCTTTGGGTACACTGTGATGAGAAGAAGCTCCTGGTACCTCTCCTAGGTCTAAGCATCTGCAGAAGGGCCTCGTGGAAGGATCTGGCCTGTTATGGTGGCAGGGACAACACCAGTGGTGAAGACTGTGGGAAACAATCCCCATATCCATCCCACTGAGCTCCCAGAAGCCAGTTGTTGGTGCAGAATCTTATTTACaaaactgctgctgccagcttaAGACCCTCTCCCCTCATGCCCAAAGtcacagccccactgctgcctttgatgctggcagaggcagaggtgctgctgccacctccctgcactgtgccatgctgtgctgagAGCTTCccaaggcagaggcagagccctTGGAACAGTACCCACCAAAGCATGGCAGGAGGCCAGCCCtagtcagcctgaccttgatGGTCTGGGAATGGAGCCATGATGTGTCATGATTGGGGCTGGTTGTGCCATGCAGGAGCTCCAGAAACAGGCAGGattcctgctggcacaggcacaggggcagcacagcactccaggCTAGCAGGGCTGATGCCCCTGGGATCAGGGGCACAATCCCCTGGGATCACAATGCTCTCCATTTTTGAGAACATGCTGCAAGGAAGGTAAAATGTAGCAGCACTGTGGCTATACTAAGTTTTTCCTATCTCTCCTCTACTCTACTGGCAGCATGAGTCACTCTCCCAACACCCtaccctgcagcaggcagaggctcCCACATCCCTGTGAGCTAAAGGGCCATTCATACCTGAGCATCCCAGGAGGCACCATCACAGCTGGCATCAGCTTTCAGGGCTGGTATGACCATCCTGGGAGTGCCCAAATCTTCTGGCAAAGGTGCCCTGTTGTGTATCCCCTGCAGAGACAGTAAAACAAATGTCACAAAGATCTTGTAATCTGAACAGATGAGAGAGACAGGGTGGGAAAAGAGCTTGGTATGCAAAcggggggagcagggggctggCTGAAAATAACAGGTTAAGCCTTGCTTGTTTGGGAAAGACTGataaagaaaagctgcccatgGAAGGCAGGCAGATGTAGGAGCATTGGAGGAAAAGTGACAGGGGaagacagaaattaaatttagagGAATgtgaaaggaaaggaggaaagggatTGAAACCACCAGCCATTGAGCAAATGATAGAGGAAGTCTAGTCAGAAGTGTGGCAAGTTCTCTGTATTCTTGTGTTCTCCTGATTCTGTTGGCTGAATCTCCAGTCATCATCTCCCTGCACACAAACCTGATCTTTAAAGCATAAGGCTTTATGCTGTTTATTTTCACTCTCTGGGCATGACCCCTTATTtacatttctgtgtgttttgccTGTGAGGAGCACTAAGCAGAGACCTCAAATACACGTCTTTACCATTCTCTCTGCAGAGTGCAATGAGCTCCCCATCCACACTGTGCCAACACCCCTCCTGTGTTCTCAGGAGAGACTGGGGACAAGTCCTGCCACTGTGGATGCAGTGGCTCTGACCCCAGAGACAACCTCTCCTGCTGCATCTCCCACAGGAGAAAAAGTGTTGTTGGCTGATAAACACTGTTTACCCTTCCACAGATTGAGAAGGGCTTTACAGACTTACCTCTGTGCCCAGGTTACTAAGAGCTAGGGTTCTCTGGTTTTGGCAGCACTGTGGTGCTGATGGCACTTgtcttgctgctgcagcttggtCCTTCTGTTCTCTTggagggctgcagtgctgcaggtcCCCACAGTTGGCAGTGTGACAAACTCTGGGTGTGCAATTCCATTGAAAACTCTCTGTCCTTCAGATGTACCAAAACAACCAACTACTCCATCAAGAATGCCTAACACCTCTTTATTTTGTTGGCACATCTTTTTTCAGATTACCCCCATGGCATTACACTGGTGACTCCAGTTTCAGGCTCAGAGAAAAAACAGGTACTACACTTCTGTGCTCTGGGTGCTGAGGAAATGCAGAAGTTTGTGGAAGACCTGAAAGAGTCAATAGCAGAAGTGACAGAACTGGAACAGATACGAATTGAATGTAAGGGTCTCTCATACAAATCCCACTCCAATGCCATCACACTGCATGGGACTACAAGgcaaaaaggggaaaggaagtgTTCTTCAGGAACAGGGGCAAAGGGGCTGAGCAGCACAAGTCTGCACAGACTGTTCCTGGGTTCACTGACAGGATGAAAAAGCACTCTGTGACCTCTGGCCAGCAGGAGAAATGGAAGGACTTAACTCCTTAAAATGCTCATGAGACAGGGAGTGTGGTACAGCAGCCTGGAATAGGGAAGCTTAGACTGTCACACCCAGAAGATTCTTTTCTGTCCCATACTCCTTTGACTATGCAAATATGACCCGTAAATATCTGGGGTAGATCTGTACCTTTAACAGAATTGTCCTGAGGGCAGGCAGTCACTGTCCTGAGGGTAAGGTCACTCCGTGGTCTTACACAGCCAAGATGCCCATGTAGCCTTTGATGGCTTTTCCATGTACAGACTGATGAGCCAGAGTAGCTCAGCTGCAGTGGTCCCCATCTGTGCAGTGCTAGCCAATCCTGTGTAGATGAATGTCATTTGTAGAAGGTCCTATAGAGATATATAAGTTTCTTCATATATCATGTCCTCTCcagtttctgttttttcttggctgttcttctctccctccttgACACTCACTTGTGATTTCCTTGCATTAATTCTCCTTGTTGACTTGCCATTTTGTCCCTTCAATATGGTGGTGaccttccctccatccctctctcATTTATTTCCATATGTGTGTTTTGCAGGGGAACTGGAGAAACAGCAAGGCACAAAGACTCTCTCCTTAAGGACCAATGGAGCCCAGATGGAGCTGCAGTCTAAGCAAGGCTCTCCAACAGGTAAGAGGGCACCAGCACCCAACTTTTTTTTGGTCCAGAAGTGCTGCCTTTGCAAACATGTTCTCACTTTTCCTGTGAGAACTTTTATGTCCTTTAGCCTTGGCCAAGTAGTGGAATTATGAGAGCATATACATTCTTCAAATACCCTAGAAAAACCCCCGAAGTCTCATTACCCAGTCTGTAGCTGTAATACCTGGTAAAGAACTGTTACTGATTGAGCATGGGAAACTTCTGAAGAACCTGGCCCAATTTTCTTCCCTGAACTGATAAAACTTATCCCACTAAGCAAGAGGCTCTGGATTGGCCTTGCACCTCTCCCTTTAACTCTTCAACCCACAGTATGAGGGCCAGCTCTTGACTAGAGGGGCAGATCTCACGAGTgagatattttgttttatttcaaaggCAAGAAGGATTTGGGGGAGAAGGTCTCGGACAGCACAGTGGAGGTAAGTAgagtgcagagcagctgaggtaAGTAATTCTCTCTCACTTCAGCCCTTCTCACATTCtctgttgtttcttttctcagGTTTTAATCAATGCCTCCCCAGCCAGACTGACAATTTTACCAATTTCCAGAGATACAATTAAAAGTTACTGCTAGGACGGGTAATACAACTTTCAAATCCAAACTAAACTTCAAAGCATTTTCAATCCGTTTCTATAACTGTGACATCCTTCATGGACCAAGCTCCCAAACGCTGTAGACTAACCCACCCCACTGCTTCTGGGGAGACTGAAAACCCCCCTAAGGACTTCCCTGACATGCTAACTCCATGCAGCATCACATGCAAattccccacagcccagctttcctgcactatctctgcagctctgtctctccaTCCCCCTGAAGGGGATTAAGCATGGCCTTTGTACACCAGACCTTCCTTAGAGCTTCACCTTCCTAGGCAGGGAGCTTGGCTGTCCTGTGTACATCTATCTTTGCAGGAATGTCTGGCATCCAGTGGGTTGCCTGTTTCTTCACATATACCCATACTCTCACTGCCTGTGAGGAAACAGGAAAATGCAATCTTCACACTGAAAATCTTATCAACTCCTTCCTACTCTCTCTCTGTCTGAAATATCTCCATCGTCCTGAACCTTTCCTTTTCCAAGGTAGTTCTTTCCCCTCTTGTCAACATATATTGACTTAAAGAATTCAGCTTCTCTGTGGGGAGTAGGtgctgcttcttttccctgGAGAGCACCATATTTCTCTGCAGACACCTTTTTCTTCCTGGGAAAGGTGCCTCTGCCAGCCAGTTTCCTATTCCTGTTGGGAGAAGTGTCTCCCTGTGTAGAACAGCTTCCATGTATCCTAATGTCCTTGGCACTTCATGGCCCAGCAACCAGTTTTTCCTGTGGGATGTTCCAACACCTGAATAAATATTGACACAATATTGTGTCCTGCTGTGTTGTGAGTCTGAGCAACCTCCATGTCTGGATAGGGACAGACAGCTCATCCTTGTTCCAGCATGGTGGGGATCTTGGTCACTTCACAGCTTCTCCTTCCCACTtgctggtgcagctgctgcctctgccagagCTTCAGGGCAGCCCCACTGTCCCACCTGCAcccctgcctggctggaggTGCCACACCAACCTGAGAGCACTTGTTTCCCACCCAGGGCTTGTCACTTGACTGACATTCTGTTTTAAGCCAGCAACTTAGCTCTGCTTTGGGGTCTCCATCAGCCCATGTCCTTGCCAGGAGGAACTAGAACCTCATCCATCATTTGGGAAGCcctatttccctgctgcactTCTCCTGTGAGGGACCTCCCATCCAGGCCAGCTCATCCTTTTCAGACTGGTGTCAGTGAGCTCCCTTATTTGATTCCATTATCAGCACCTCGATGTGGAAACCCTGATGACCTCCTGCTTCCCTACCTGCTTTCAGCTGACCAAGTATTACTCtgccagcagaggagcagaggagcatTTCCATTTCTCTGAGATTATCTAATCTGCTGCCATTTCATCATGAATTTCTTTTATCATTGTATGAGCTAGAtgggcattttttttctttttttcttttgaaaatcatTTCCTTTCACTGGCAAACCATCAaatggagcagagggagctgcctTTTGCTAGACTATGTCaggtttctgcttttccctttgtaAACAGATTAGCCAGTCAGGTGGTGCACCTTCCTACTTAgaaaggcagggagctgggaaaggcttGAGTTTCTCTGTCGCTCTCTATCTCAGACTCAGCTGCTGTCATTGCTGAAACGTACAGCCTCGATTATCTGAAACCTTGTGGCCTGGTGCCCCTCTCCTTTTCGCTGCTGGGGGCAAAGTCATGGCCTTGAGGTCTGTTCATTTCCATGAGAATTCACAGACACTTCCACTCTTGGAATCGATATGCGTTCCCTGTGCTGTTTGCTAATCAAAGCTGCACTGCATTGGGAACGCCggctctgctgcctttgacCTGATGGAAAGGACAGGGACACTTAGGCTGGatggggacattggggctgTTGAGGGGGACTGTGCAGCCAGGGTTGTACCTATTGTGGATTTCTGGGGGAGGGAGGGTTGAATGCATGTGAGACCGTCCGGTGGCGGGGGTTCAGGGCAGCCAGTAGCAGCGGATGGGAAAAGTCTTGTAACATTTAATGCTTCTTTGGCTGTTTCTAAACTAGGTGTCAATTCACAACAGGCTTCAAACGTACCAGCACAACTCCGCCCTGGGGCCCGAGAGTGGAATGCAGCCCAGCATGCGTCTTAACATGCCAcgggagcagctggagacagcACTGGTGCCCTCGCACCCCGCCTCGGCGGGGACACTTGTACAGTGCCAGCAGATTGTCAAAGTCATTGTCCTGGACAAGCCGTGCCTCGCTCGGATGGAGCCGGCCCTCAACCAGACTCTGACGCGCTACGTCACCTCCGACTCGTGCACCTCCACGCCGTGGCGCGGTGTGGGCAGTGGGCTCCCTGGGACCCCCATGAAGCTGGTCCATCAGCCCCCCCTGCCACCCCCACCCCCTCCCTACAACCACCCCCACCAGTACTGCCCCCCCAGCTCGCTGCTTCAGAGGCGCAGGTATTCCAGTGGCTCACGCAGCCTCGTGTAGCCATAGCACCAGCACCAAACAGCACAGACTTCCTggctccccttccccagcacctcccagggaCCCTTTCTGCCTACAGAGATCTagtttgtgatttattttttagtaaaatgagaacaaaagaaaaaaaaaaagccaactgACCTAACTCTTACCCCGTGTCCCCTCAAGATGATGCTATTTGTGAGGAGCCATCTGTAGAAACTGCCAGCCTACATGCTCACACATCCTCacaccctgccagcccagctggcctcTGTGCTCGTGTGGTCCCCATGTagcactttgctgccctgttcCTCAGAGGCTTGATGACCTGCTGCTTTCTAGGCACCGTGTCTTCCGTTTCCTACTCCTCAgcttccttccctgccctgcatttACCTGGCCACAGGTTCGCACCCACCCTGAAATTTCGCCAGCCTCACAGAGAAATGGACTCGCCTGTGCCATACCTTGGGGCATTCCTGGGGGTGGAGTTCTCCCTGCCACCATCACTGCCACCTGCTAAGCTGGAGTGAGAACTTGCACCACTTGCCACGCTTCCTCCTCATCACTCTCCAGGTTTTATCTCCTTGCAGCAACCGGCTCCAAAGGAAGGAGTGCACGACCGGAAGAGAGCTTGAGAGGAGGAGAGACTGTCCTGAGCTGCAGTATAAGTACACAGAGATGGCCTCACTGAACACCAAAACTTTTTCTGTTGTTATGTTGGAGCATTGTACCAGAGACCTCTGCTGAGACCTAGCAGACCTCACCACGTGTAAATACACCTGTATGGTAGCATATGTATGAGCATGCTTACTAAGGAAACACCAAGCAGTTCtgagggggcaggagggagggctgCAGTCCAGGGATCTTCCTGGAATGAATGGACGTGTGCTTTTCCAAAGAGACAGCACCGAGAGGTGCCCTCCCACCTCAACACACAcacccccccacacacacaggagATTGTCTTCTCTAAAACAGACccacctctgctttccttcttctgccTGGTTTTGTGTTTCCTGCCCACCTCCATTTTTGTACTCTGAAAGCAAAGCTGTGTTCTGTTCACCCTTTGGGGTGGGTGTTCCATTCACTTGGGCTCTTCCACCCGTGTTAGAGGGAAGGGATTTTTTGGAGACCACTCATGTGAGGTCCCATCTGTATCTCTTGCCTGTTATCTCTTACCCCTATATTCTAACCTCCATCAGCCCTTCCTCTAGGAAAGCTGCTCGGATACCAGACTCCAAGGcctcttctctctccctctctatCCCAGCTTCAAAGTGAGAGGAGGGGCAGATCCTGAGATAGAGAtgacagctcagctcctctgctttATTGGGGACATTGATGTGAAGGAAGACAGCTTTAAAAATGGGCTGTGgatgtatttttagaaaaaaaaaatctgtgcagtAGGGAGGGGAAGGTATTAATTAGCTTAAAGGCTTTGGTCTCAGTCACTCATTCTATCTCCCTTCGAGGTTTAAGAAGATCAACTTTAGGATTCTAAAATAGGACAGAATGCCTTTTAGggcctttatttttattttatgttatgaGGGAAAGACAGAAACGCTCTTCCTCCCCATGCAAGGCTGAGACATGAGCACTGGCTGCTGATGATGCAATGGTAGGGTGAGGAATGGCAAGAGTTGTTGCCAGTGGTGGGGATGTGCAAAATGTCAGGACAAGAGGGACAGCAAAGACAGATgcagaaaactttttttaacCTTGTGGGGTAACAGCCACACAGCAATTTCCTTAGGGATTGTGCCAGTGTGCTGATCTCTGGGGCCATTGCCAGTGAGAGAAGCCACTGGCAGTGCATCAGGGACGGGCTTGGCTCCCTGGATGcttcctggctgtgctggaatgTTCAGGGAGAGGGCTCACACATCTGACCTGGGCAGAAGCCCAGCTGGAGTTAGGGAAACAGACAGGGGCTGGAGTGACAGATCTCCTGCACTtagccagccctgcagggcaggagcctgCTCACTGCCAGGCCCCCTCAGTCTGAGCATGACCCATGGACCCAGCTGTGCCAAGAGCTCTGACCTGTTTGCTCAGCTGGGCACCAGGCTGCACTTCTATCTGCAATAGCAAATGTACCAACTGGGAGCACACAAGCAGAGCCCTAGGGAAGACTGCAGAAGCAGATGACAGAAAAGATTGTAAGAAAACCCTGACTAGAAGCCCAGTGTCCCTCCAGAGCAGAGAAGTTTCTCCTAGCCAGCCCCCCAGGGCAGTTGGGATGCTCTGCATCCTGAACTGGGTGCTGGGAGAGGCCCTCACccctggccagggctcagcccctcaTCCCCAGCCAGCTGTGAGGCACAGCtggcctgggctgctgctgactCCCTCCAGGGTGACAGCCTGCTgcctcacagcagccagagcctcatctgagctgcccGTACTTCCCAAGAAAGCATGTGTGCCATCTGCCATTTCTGGTCATGCagtgtgtggctgctgctgtttttgctCACTGCTGCAGTGGAATGGGTGTGCAGGAGGCAGTGGCACTGTCCCCCCTTCCCGGTAGTTATTTCACTGTCTGAGAGGAATGGCAGTACtagttcaggtttttttccagagtgCAGTGTGCCAAtgaagctctgtgtgtgtgttaaaataaataaattagattTTACTTGACATTTAACACAAAGTGACAACAGCAAAAAACCTTAAGATACttgaggaaataatttttttagatAAAAAATTTATAACAATGCCTACGAAGTTCCTACACAAGATGTTTGCTGCTTTAATAATTGATTGGGAGAGCTACAAGGATCTAAAGAGGAAATAAGGAAACTGCTTGAGACTCCCTTCTCCATGCTGGATGCAGGGTAGAAGTGAGTGAACTGAAGTGCTGAGGTACCTGAGGCAAAGTGTTCTCTCAGGGCAAGCTGGTTCTGTTTCCCTGACCTTGcaaaggctgctgctggccttgAGCTTTGGACAGAGAAGCAAGTGTAGATAACTCTTGCTGTCTTCTGGCCTGCTGGCTACCACATCTTCTGTTGGGTTTGGCTGGAGAGGCACAAAACTGCTCTGTTCCAGGTTCTCATGGAACAGGTTGGTCAAAATTCCACCGTGGAGCTGAGCCCTTCGGACTTCACTCCAAAATacagatttgttttgttttttttctttgaaggtTGGTTCAAAGGATGACAAGCACTTTAAAACATATCTGCACCTCGTCTGATCTATTGTTTTGTCTGCTCCTGCAGTCCTCCCACATGCCAGCCAGACACACAGACTCGGTGTagccctgcagctgtgagcagccacccttgcacacagacacacagactgacagggacacctcagtGACAGCCCAATGAAGGACAAAACGTGCACCACAGCCCACCTGGAGGGACCAGCCCAAAGACAAATCACCAGCTCTTGACAGCAGGGATTCTGATCATGAACCTAGCACAATCTTTCAGGTGGAGGAGtcaggcagggagctgctgcagagattaGCTCAACCCAAATGAACCAGTGTCTTTTTGCTGCCAAATTCATGTCCTATTAAAAAGGAGtgggggggagagagagaacaGAAACCTTGTGAAAAGTGTTCTGCAGTGAGTGTTGGGTAGTCAGTGGCCAAATGAGAAGTCTTTGCTGGACAGCAGGAGAGACTGAGCTGGGTTACATCAGACTCCATCCTGATGCTTGCTCACGCTGGTGCAGGCCCAGTGAAATGAATCTGTTTGCACCAGCAGCAAAGGGATGGGAAAATGTGACAGGAGAGTTGAGCCTTGCAAACAATTTGGGTTTAATGCAGTGGTTTTCTGCTGCCACAGTAATTTTTAATGCCATAGTCTTGGCTGCTGAGTTAGCAACACTCAGTGCTTTCGCAAGGCTTTCAAAGCATCCCACTGTTCACATTATCTCTCCTTCTGTAGATGAAAGGTGAGGGTATGGTCCACAACTCAAATTTCATCAACACTCATATTGAAAGGTACCACCAGATTTGGATGCATTTGAGGGCCTCCAAGCCAAAAGGCTTTGAGTTTTGTTACCTGTTTCTCAGAAGGCTCAACCTGCAACTATGTGCACATATTTCTGAGGTTTCCAAAACCAATCTGAGCCCTAAACCAAGGATGCTGCTGCTTGGCAGAGCCTCTGCTTTGAAATGCAAGTTGCTGAGCAAACTCCCCCCGTCTCCCACTCCACCAGCTGCCTCACTGTGCTAGTGTAGGCTCCAGGGACTGCTGGCAGTGTTTTGTGAGCTAGAGCTGTCCTTGTCCTGCCCTCTCGTTCGCAGCCACGCCTGGGACAGCAGCTTTGAAGTCACCCAGCTCTTCAACACTAGTCACAACCCCATCTGAATGtgtctttttaaaatctaaCAACAGAAGTGTTACCTATGCGTAGGCTCTTGAAAGCACCTGTCTGTCTGTACCTGTCTCCTGCTGTAAATATCACCAACAAAAGCTTCCTTTGGGAAAAGTGGTGTGGTCACACCTAGCAAAAGAGTCCAAATGGCTAATATTTtgtaacaaaaataacaaaaaatagatCAGAGGTATTTTATCTGTTCGATCAATAGAGTTTTAGAAATTATATTGAGATAATGTCACTTGTGCTCCAATGTCTTCTTTGCCTCAGCCCCCGGtgtccctgggctccaggcacacaagCACACACCAAGGGTGCTCCATGGAGTGCTGAGCATCCTGGCCTCCTGCTGGCCCCGGGGGCAGCCTGCCCCAGCTACTGCTGTTCTCTTGtcaaaagcagcaggagccagctcAGTGCTCAGGCTCTCTGAGGATCAGATCCAGAGGAAAACAGGAAGCAATAAACTTGTTCAGGAGGTGGCAACTTAACTGTGAAATTCACCCCTGCAGGGAGGTGGAGAGGAAAACAGTGAGGGGGAAGGCAGAGCccttctgtgccacagctcagtgctggatgctcttggctgtgcaggctgcacctctggggagggaggctcACACAGCCTTGCAGAGCACTCGCTGCTGCCTGTGCGCTGTGGGACGTGTGGGCACACAGGAACCTGtgccccagagagcagcacacacCGTggggcagtgctcacagcacacaggaatgcacctcagagagcagcacacacCGTggggcagtgctcacagcacacaggaatgcacctcagagagcagcacacacCGTggggcagtgctcacagcacacaggaatgctccccagagagcagcacacacCGTggggcagtgctcacagcacacaggaatgctccccagagagcagcacacacCGTggggcagtgctcacagcacacaggaatgctcctcagagagcagcacacacCGTggggcagtgctcacagcacacAGGAACCTGtgccccagagagcagcacacacCGTGGGACAGTGCTCACAGCACACAGGAATGCTCCTCCGAGAGCATGGAGGTACCTCTGCAGAACGTGCTGGACAAAActgtggggcacaggcagcatgAACTGCCTGAGCAGGACAGCTTTGCTGAGCATCACCATTGCAGCACATCTCACCAGCCACACACGCTTGGGGAACATTTGGATGGGAGACACGTAAGGAAAATCAATT from Ammospiza nelsoni isolate bAmmNel1 chromosome 5, bAmmNel1.pri, whole genome shotgun sequence includes:
- the LOC132073409 gene encoding IQ motif and SEC7 domain-containing protein 3-like, giving the protein MQPSMRLNMPREQLETALVPSHPASAGTLVQCQQIVKVIVLDKPCLARMEPALNQTLTRYVTSDSCTSTPWRGVGSGLPGTPMKLVHQPPLPPPPPPYNHPHQYCPPSSLLQRRRYSSGSRSLV